A region of Lujinxingia sediminis DNA encodes the following proteins:
- a CDS encoding MotA/TolQ/ExbB proton channel family protein codes for MAGIAEAFRDGGIWMYSILAVSVVALGVTLERFFFLFFKYNMNAQAFMAQIQKLVMADNVDRAIKLCNAAPSRVVPYVIKAGLTRANKGEVEIQNAMEEAALEIVPKVQKRTNALLTIANVATLLGLLGTIVGLIGAFEALETATPENRQRMLSRGIAMAMNTTAFGLIVAIPTMISHLLLSGVTKKILDDVDMYSVKLENLLVTRGKGGPVE; via the coding sequence ATGGCTGGGATCGCTGAAGCCTTTCGCGACGGTGGGATCTGGATGTACTCCATCCTTGCTGTCAGTGTCGTCGCGCTGGGCGTGACTCTGGAGCGTTTTTTCTTCCTTTTCTTCAAATACAACATGAATGCGCAGGCGTTTATGGCTCAGATCCAGAAGCTGGTGATGGCCGATAACGTCGACCGCGCGATCAAGTTGTGCAACGCCGCGCCCTCTCGCGTGGTCCCCTACGTCATCAAGGCTGGTCTTACCCGTGCCAACAAGGGCGAGGTCGAGATTCAGAACGCGATGGAAGAGGCCGCCCTTGAGATCGTGCCCAAGGTTCAGAAGCGTACCAACGCGCTGCTGACCATCGCCAACGTCGCCACGCTTCTGGGGCTTCTCGGTACGATTGTCGGTCTTATCGGGGCGTTCGAAGCTCTTGAGACCGCCACCCCCGAGAACCGCCAGCGCATGCTCTCGCGCGGTATTGCTATGGCGATGAACACCACCGCCTTCGGTCTTATCGTCGCGATTCCCACGATGATCTCGCACCTGCTTCTCTCCGGGGTGACCAAGAAGATTCTCGACGACGTCGATATGTACAGCGTCAAGCTTGAGAACCTCCTTGTGACCCGCGGTAAAGGCGGTCCGGTCGAGTGA